Below is a genomic region from Dehalococcoidales bacterium.
TCTCAGCGTTACCATTGTAGAGACCCTCTATCATGGCATCCCGGTCGATTGCCATCGACAGTGCTCGCCGTACCCGGATATCATCGTAGGGCAGTTCTTCAATATCCATCCGCATGAAGATGTTGTTCGACGTGTGTCTGAGGTATCGCGAGTAATTGAGCTCTGGGTTCGTCCGGAGCAGGCTTTCGCCATCATCCCACTCAATGCCACTAATCTGGTCAATCTTGCCGGTCCGCAGGGCCGAGATTTGCGTGGACTCGTCTTCGATCACTAGTCCGCGAACCCTGTCCGGATAGGGCAGCATGTTACCCGGGTTAACCGGGTCCTCACGCCAATACGAGGGGTTTCTGGCCATCGTTACCGAGCTGTCTATCACATAATCGGTTACCATGTAGGCCCCTGTGCCGATCTGGTCCCTCCAGTCGGTTACGAAATCGTCCAGGGTATATGTCCCGACCTCAACCGGCTGTTGCCAGTTCACTCCGGCTCCAGCGGCTAGTTCTTTAGGAAATATCCGTACCTCTGTGACGTTTCCCTGGATGGCTGCACCGTGCGACTGCGGTGGAGTCTTGACTACTACCGTCGTCTTGTCGAGCGCCTGAACAGATATTATCTTGTCTTCCAGTTTTGACTGAGGCCAGCCGAAGCATGACGGGTCCATGCTAACCCGATAGATGCTGTAGGCCACATCTTCAGCCGTCAGCTCTCGCCCGAACGCCGGTGCCTTATCTTGCCAGTGAATGCCCTCGCGGATCTTGTAGATAATAGTCTCGTTGTCCGGCCATTCCCAGCTCACCCCGACCGCCCATATATCATGCTCAATCGTCCAGAGACCGGGCATAATCCACTCGTCTTCCCCGGTACCGGCCGGTCCTTTTGCCCAATCACCGGTACGCAGGGTCTCGTTGGTCAGGTGCACCGTCCAGCATGAGGCGGCCAGGATGGTCTTGGGGTCAAAGCCTACCACGTCCGCCGTCAGGCCAATGGTAAGCGTCCCCCCGTATCGCGGTCCAGTTGTTGCTGTTGCTGCTACTACCTCCGCCTCCTCCTCCTCTGCCTTCTCTGCTACCTCACCTTCCTTTTCTGTTTCTGTCACCTTACCAACGACTGTTTCCGCCTCTTCTTGCTCTTCCACCACCGGCTGGCAGGAAGCCAGCACTAAAGCCACCACCATCAGCGAAGTTAAGATGAGCCAGGATATTTTTCTTGTCATTTCTTGTTCCTCCTTTTTCACCCGGGCAGTTGATTCGGGCCTGCCGAACGACTACGTCTACACTACTTCCTCCTTTCTGAATAGTCTTACTTAATCGGCTAGCCGCTATTCATTCCTCAAAGTACTCCAGCTTTGCTCTTCTTGGCCAGGGCTTTCTTGGCCTTCTCGCTTCCGTATTCACCCATGCCACCGACACCTCCCCTCAGCCGGGGGTCAAGCAGGTCCCTTAAGGCATCTCCAAACATGTTGATACCGTAAACTACCATGGACAGGGCCAGACCCGGCCAGATAGCCATCCAGGGAGCGTCAAACATGTACTTGCGCCCCGGCCCGCTGAGCATACCGCCCCAGCTCGGGGCTGGCGGTGGAATGCCGAACCCGAGGAAGCTGAGAGTGGCCTCAGCGATTATGACCGCGCCCATGGCGATGGTGAATATGATGATGACGGGAGCAAACACATTGGGCAGGATGTGCCGGATAAGTATCCGTGAGTTCGAAGCCCCGAGGGCGTTGGCGGCATCTACATAGA
It encodes:
- a CDS encoding ABC transporter substrate-binding protein, producing the protein MTRKISWLILTSLMVVALVLASCQPVVEEQEEAETVVGKVTETEKEGEVAEKAEEEEAEVVAATATTGPRYGGTLTIGLTADVVGFDPKTILAASCWTVHLTNETLRTGDWAKGPAGTGEDEWIMPGLWTIEHDIWAVGVSWEWPDNETIIYKIREGIHWQDKAPAFGRELTAEDVAYSIYRVSMDPSCFGWPQSKLEDKIISVQALDKTTVVVKTPPQSHGAAIQGNVTEVRIFPKELAAGAGVNWQQPVEVGTYTLDDFVTDWRDQIGTGAYMVTDYVIDSSVTMARNPSYWREDPVNPGNMLPYPDRVRGLVIEDESTQISALRTGKIDQISGIEWDDGESLLRTNPELNYSRYLRHTSNNIFMRMDIEELPYDDIRVRRALSMAIDRDAMIEGLYNGNAE